One Primulina eburnea isolate SZY01 chromosome 4, ASM2296580v1, whole genome shotgun sequence genomic window, AGATGGTAGAAAAGCACAGATCCGAATGGACTGCTGAGGAgaagaagaaagcaaatctggaTAACGTTGCAAAAGATATCCTCTACAAAACCTTGGACAAAAATATGTTTTCCAAGATCAAGACGTGCACTACTGCCAAGGAAATATGGGAGAAGCTTACTCAAATATGTAAAGGCAATGATCAAATGAAAGAAAACAAGTTGACGGTAGCTATTCAAAAGTTTGACAATGCAAAAATGAAGCCAGGAGAAACTCTAGTAGAATTCGACGAACGGTTCAGTGGCATCATTATCAAACTCACTTCATTAGGTAAAGATTATTCTAACCGAGAAATTGCTCTAAAGGTTATGCGAGCtcttcccagagaatgggacgtGAAGACTATTGCAATGCGAGAAtccaaagatttgaacaaactggaacttcacGATCTCTTTGATGACCTTAAAGCATATGAGTTCGAGCTTGGTATATGAACTGAATAAGATCCACCCACCTCTCAGCAGACAAAGGCACTGCCAGCTACTATAGTGACTCTTCTGGTCAAAGAGTCCTCAAGTAAGAAATCGGCCGAGCAATTAAGCAATGAAACTATGTCTTTATTCGTTAAAAAATTCAGTAAATTCATGCGTAAGAATCAATCACAGATGAATAAACCTCACTTCAACAAGGACCGTACTGATGATGGTCAAGCttgttttaactgtggaaagaaagGATACTTTATTGCAGAATGCAACATGCCAAAAAAAGATGAAAAGATATCAAGTGATAGAAGACGGTTTAAAGACAACAAAAGATACATCAAAAATAAGAATCAGCGAGTCCTAGTCGCAGAAGAAGATAAAGGCAAATGGGCTGATTCAGAATCGGAAAAATCTATTTCTGAAGAATATTCAAGTGAAAGCGAAGATGAGAAAGTAGAGTCTCTCATGGCCAAAGAAGATCAAGAATCTACTGATGAAGTGGTATTTGACTTTAACTCTGATGAATTCACACGAGAAGATCTTGTCACCGCACTTCACGACATGGTAGATGAGTTTAAGAGGCTATCACAGCAGTTCAATGAAGCCACAACAGAAAAACAAAACTTGGA contains:
- the LOC140830053 gene encoding uncharacterized protein, whose translation is MWYIITDGLMKILKVNTTAAKIEGAPQMVEKHRSEWTAEEKKKANLDNVAKDILYKTLDKNMFSKIKTCTTAKEIWEKLTQICKGNDQMKENKLTVAIQKFDNAKMKPGETLVEFDERFSGIIIKLTSLGKDYSNREIALKVMRALPREWDVKTIAMRESKDLNKLELHDLFDDLKAYEFELGI